TTGTGCTACTATAGACAGAGGTGATGACGGCCCGTGGTGCCCGACAAACGGACGCCCGCTATGCTCTTACTTGTCACGCCGAACCTCGCcagggaaagggggagggcATCAAACAACGCGATGCTAAGCAAACTGCAAAGGCACAAACAAGTCAGACAAGAAGACCTTCTAGACGCCTACTCGTCGTGCTTCCATCATCATGTGGCAATCACAATAGCCGTATCACGTATCACGTATCACGCTCACCATCACGCGCCAGTCGTCACTAGTATTTCGCAAACACGCGGCCTTCCCAGGCCCGCAGAAGGCCTTTTTTCATTCCGAGTTACCTAagagagaaaagaaagaaagaagggAACCTATCCGTCAGTTCGCCAGGCTCCCTCCCCGAACTGCCCTCATCGATCCAGCGCGGGCACTCGGGGGAAAGAAAAGTGTGAAGAacaaaagaaaaaaagaaggatCAAAGCCGCATCCACAAATCCCCTCCCTCACCCTATGTCATCTCTCTCCCCCTTTACCCTGGTCGCGGTGCTGTAAAGAACTCATCTCATCATGAGCGTGTCTTGAAACAGGCATCCGTCtggagaaaaggggggaggggggaacgCGCACATCAAAGAGAAAAGAATACGAACCgatgaaaaaaaaaacaagaAGGGGGTGGTGTCAGAACGAAAGAGGACGGTTTGAATTGAGGAATATGTACCGTAGAAACGAACGACTGCGGCGCCGATAGCACAGCATGGCACCGCTCCTCCCCTCCGCTCCAAGCCTTCTACGTGCGCGCCCTGCCGCATGTCTGTTTTTCCTTGTTCTCCCTTTTCGTGTATCTTCTTCTGGTCCGGTTCTGTTAACCTGGGGTGTTCTCACCATTTTCgctcgctcctcgtcgtcgagcactCGTCACCGAAAGGGCCAAGCCGTACCGAGCATGTTCGACTCTTTTTTTCTTACTGTGGTGGTCCCCTTGGTGCCGTACGCACACGTACTCATCTACGCGCGGGGAGTGGCAGTGGCTCGCTTCTTACGCGGCCTGAACggtcctgcgccgcgcctctGATACTGCGTGCCTTGCGCGCCGGCGGTAGTAGCTGGACGCGTGGTTGGCGCCGCTCCTTTGGCGGGGATGTGCTGCGTCATGGTGACCATGACGGTCGAGGTCTGCGTGCCAGACTGGCCAGGGAGGgggtgcgccgcgcccggctgCTGCGAGGGGCACGACGCAATGGGAGAgccgcgggcgctggcggtaACGTACACGGTGGACATGAATGTCGTGGCCGGGACGGTGACGGTCTCAGTGACGGTGGCGGTCGAGCCGGCGTTTGCGTCTGGCGAGAttggggcggcgccggaggTGGGCGCCtgaggagggggcggcgcggcggtgcctCGGCCGATGGTCCGGGTCATGGTGACGAACTTGGTGGACGTGGACATGACGCAGTCTGAGTCGGGGCTCGTGACGACGGGCTGCGAGTCTCTGGGCGTGGGAGCGGTCGGGGCGGACAAggaggcggtgacggtggtggaggagggctggggcaggccggccggggcagACGCGGTACCCGCGCCGTCCtgaccgccggcgccggcgccaccaacCTTGACGTCAAAGCTATTGTCCATCTGGCCCTTGACAGCCATGTTGTAAATGTTCTTGTTCTGCGCGCCGgtcgcctgctgctccttggccacgacgccgggcagCTTGTCCGTGATCTTGATGTCGAGGACGCTCGAGTAGCTCTCGTTTACGCGGATGGCGTCCATGGTCCAGCCGTCGGGCACCTTGTCGCCGCGCATGAAGGAGCCCGCCCAGGGGAACAGGCCGTTCTTGGTGGCCGCGAGGTCAATCTTCTGGTCGTTGAGCGTGGGCCAGTCCCAGTACCAGTAGACGGTGTAGACGGATCCGGGCTTGGCGTCGTTGgggatggtgacgacggacTGGCACTTGAGCTCCTTgtcggcggaggcgccgtcgccggagAACTTGGAGACGCGCTCCTGGGCCAGGGGCTGGTGGTTGTCCTGGAAGCACTGGCCGTCATCGTAGTTGCGCgtggcgagcaggcggccgcgggcgtcgccgccggagccgtcggcgttCCAGCGCAGGTGGACGTCAAAGAGGCGCTCCTGTGGCTTGGGCTGCGCCGTGCCGTACAGGTAGACGGTGCCGCGGTTGAGGGGCTTGCCGGGCTGGTTCTGGGGCAGGGTGACGTGCCCGTTCTCGAGGTGCAGGACGGCCACGCGGTCGCCGGGGCGCGCCTGGAGGAGCGGGTGAGGCGGATCCGCGGCGAAGGGGTACTtgttgagcagctcgtcgcccgtgtaggcggcggtgccggcggcgggcagcaggttcTGCG
This region of Purpureocillium takamizusanense chromosome 9, complete sequence genomic DNA includes:
- a CDS encoding uncharacterized protein (EggNog:ENOG503P6DC~SECRETED:SignalP(1-30~SECRETED:cutsite=VNA-HS~SECRETED:prob=0.6489)), coding for MKLAAPSASRRRSLSGGLVVLLASATAVNAHSWIESAFVIGENGSFIGAEGFPRGYMPRTQPGWSDKQAQNLLPAAGTAAYTGDELLNKYPFAADPPHPLLQARPGDRVAVLHLENGHVTLPQNQPGKPLNRGTVYLYGTAQPKPQERLFDVHLRWNADGSGGDARGRLLATRNYDDGQCFQDNHQPLAQERVSKFSGDGASADKELKCQSVVTIPNDAKPGSVYTVYWYWDWPTLNDQKIDLAATKNGLFPWAGSFMRGDKVPDGWTMDAIRVNESYSSVLDIKITDKLPGVVAKEQQATGAQNKNIYNMAVKGQMDNSFDVKVGGAGAGGQDGAGTASAPAGLPQPSSTTVTASLSAPTAPTPRDSQPVVTSPDSDCVMSTSTKFVTMTRTIGRGTAAPPPPQAPTSGAAPISPDANAGSTATVTETVTVPATTFMSTVYVTASARGSPIASCPSQQPGAAHPLPGQSGTQTSTVMVTMTQHIPAKGAAPTTRPATTAGAQGTQYQRRGAGPFRPRNSE